In Saccharothrix violaceirubra, the following are encoded in one genomic region:
- a CDS encoding ABC transporter ATP-binding protein: protein MERVTGTDGWVRRLARACGRHRALVVLSVAAAVVGVGFQAVTPLLVKVAVDDSVAGRTDRLAWLAVGLVALELLTFGTAFVRRYLGGRLAVEVQHDLRQAVFRAVQRLDGPKQDALRTGQVVSRSITDLQLVQSLLSMAPLAFGTVVFTVVSLGAMLWLSPTLTLVVLVVLPAIAVVAGRSRLTLFPATWSAQQRAADVAQQVEETVTGVRVVKGFGQEAREVARLEARARVLFAERMRAARLTARPSATLAALPYLGQVGMLLLGGYLVLHGQVTLGTFLAFASYVAALVGPTRLLSNLTVTAQLARAGVERVYELVDSQPDVVDGGRELPDGALAVALDGVGFGYTRSEPVLSDVTLRVAAGETLAIVGTAGSGKSTVSLLLPRFYDVHAGSVSVGGVDVRELRLGSLRRAVGVVFEEAFLFSDTVRANIAYGVPDATDEQVEAAARAAEAHGFISALANGYDTVVGERGLTLSGGQRQRVALARALLSDPRVLVLDDATSAVDTATEAAIHRTLAAVTASRTTVLIAHRRSSLALADRIAVLDAGRVVDVGTDAELHARCALYRDLLAGPGEAIEQVDRRAGVPLEPGPDGYTPELWPESEEDELAVRAANRAVRTARPSRGHRGGGGTTALVGATPPTPELLARIHALPAAADEPELRGEDPRAPDPGFRLWTLLRPVRLAMLAVGALLLVDSALAIGLPNLVRLGVDRGVVGGEPGWLWAASLGGLLLVVAGWLSSAAGTVVTSRVGERLLYLLRVRSYAHLQRLGLDYYEREAAGRIMTRMTTDVDALSTFLQTGLTTFVISFLTVGGIAVALVVTDLKLALVALAVLPPLIIATAVFQRLSSRTYAEAREKVSAVNADLQENVSGLRVSQAYAREDRSAAAFAERSDEYRRTRIRAQRYIATYFPFLALLSGVAQAGVLVVGAYRVAVGDLSPGVLLAFVLYLGLFFAPLFQLSGVFDGYQQARVGLSRIGELLRTPTSVPPAADPVSVTSLRGEVELCGVTFVYPGTSVPALDAVSLHVRAGETVALVGETGAGKSTLVKLIARYYDVTDGRILVDGTDIRQYDLGELRARLGVVPQEAHLFGGDVAENIAYAEPDASRSAIESAAREVGALPVVAALPSAFGQQVGERGQNLSAGQRQLVALARAELVSPDLLLLDEATAALDPATEAAVLAAGGRLAASRTTFVVAHRLATAARADRIVVLSGGRIVEVGSHSALLAAGGVYASLWAHGIS from the coding sequence GTGGAGCGCGTGACCGGAACCGACGGCTGGGTACGCAGGCTCGCCAGGGCGTGCGGGCGGCACCGCGCGCTCGTGGTGCTGTCCGTGGCCGCCGCGGTCGTCGGCGTCGGCTTCCAGGCGGTCACGCCCCTGCTGGTCAAGGTCGCGGTGGACGACTCGGTGGCCGGGCGCACCGACCGGCTGGCCTGGCTCGCGGTGGGCCTGGTGGCGCTGGAGCTGCTGACGTTCGGCACCGCGTTCGTGCGGCGTTACCTGGGCGGTCGGCTGGCCGTGGAGGTGCAGCACGACCTGCGGCAGGCCGTGTTCCGCGCGGTGCAGCGGCTGGACGGCCCCAAGCAGGACGCGCTGCGCACCGGGCAGGTGGTGTCGCGGTCGATCACCGACCTCCAGCTCGTGCAGAGCCTGCTGTCCATGGCGCCGCTGGCGTTCGGCACCGTGGTGTTCACGGTGGTCTCGCTGGGCGCGATGCTGTGGCTGTCGCCGACGCTGACCCTGGTCGTGCTGGTCGTCCTGCCCGCGATCGCGGTGGTCGCGGGTCGCAGCCGGTTGACGCTGTTCCCGGCGACCTGGTCGGCGCAGCAGCGGGCGGCGGACGTGGCGCAGCAGGTCGAGGAGACCGTGACCGGCGTGCGCGTGGTCAAGGGCTTCGGGCAGGAGGCACGAGAGGTCGCCCGGCTGGAGGCGCGGGCCCGGGTGCTGTTCGCGGAGCGGATGCGGGCGGCCCGGCTGACCGCGCGGCCGTCGGCGACGCTGGCCGCGCTGCCCTACCTGGGCCAGGTCGGGATGTTGCTGCTGGGCGGGTACCTCGTGCTGCACGGGCAGGTCACGCTGGGCACGTTCCTCGCGTTCGCGAGCTACGTGGCCGCGCTGGTCGGCCCGACCCGGCTGCTGTCGAACCTGACGGTGACCGCGCAGCTCGCCCGGGCCGGCGTCGAGCGGGTGTACGAGCTGGTCGACTCGCAGCCGGACGTGGTGGACGGCGGGCGCGAGCTGCCGGACGGCGCGTTGGCGGTGGCGCTGGACGGGGTCGGGTTCGGGTACACCCGCAGCGAACCGGTGCTGTCGGACGTGACGCTGCGGGTCGCGGCGGGCGAGACGCTGGCGATCGTGGGCACGGCCGGGTCCGGCAAGTCGACGGTGTCGCTGCTGCTGCCCCGGTTCTACGACGTGCATGCCGGGTCGGTGTCGGTCGGCGGTGTCGACGTGCGCGAGCTGCGCCTGGGGTCGTTGCGGCGGGCCGTGGGCGTGGTGTTCGAGGAGGCGTTCCTGTTCTCCGACACCGTGCGCGCGAACATCGCCTACGGCGTGCCGGACGCGACGGACGAGCAGGTGGAGGCCGCGGCGCGGGCGGCCGAGGCGCACGGGTTCATCTCGGCGCTGGCGAACGGCTACGACACCGTGGTCGGCGAGCGCGGCCTGACCCTGTCGGGCGGCCAGCGGCAGCGGGTCGCCCTGGCACGGGCGCTGCTGTCCGATCCCCGTGTGCTCGTGCTCGACGACGCGACGTCGGCCGTGGACACCGCGACCGAGGCCGCGATCCACCGCACGCTCGCGGCCGTGACGGCATCCCGCACGACGGTCCTGATCGCGCACCGGCGGTCGTCCCTCGCCCTGGCCGACCGCATCGCGGTGCTGGACGCGGGCCGGGTCGTGGACGTGGGCACCGACGCGGAACTGCACGCGCGGTGCGCGCTGTACCGGGATCTGCTGGCCGGTCCGGGCGAGGCGATCGAGCAGGTGGACCGGCGGGCGGGCGTGCCCCTTGAACCCGGTCCCGACGGGTACACCCCCGAGCTGTGGCCCGAGTCCGAGGAGGACGAACTCGCCGTGCGGGCGGCGAACCGGGCCGTGCGCACGGCCCGACCGTCGCGCGGTCACCGTGGGGGTGGCGGTACCACCGCGCTGGTCGGCGCGACCCCGCCGACGCCGGAACTGCTGGCCCGGATCCACGCGCTGCCGGCCGCGGCCGACGAACCGGAGCTGCGGGGCGAGGACCCGCGCGCACCGGATCCGGGGTTCCGCCTGTGGACGCTGCTCAGACCCGTACGCCTGGCGATGCTCGCGGTCGGCGCTCTGCTGCTGGTCGACTCGGCGCTGGCGATCGGGCTGCCCAACCTGGTCCGGCTGGGCGTGGACCGGGGCGTGGTCGGCGGCGAGCCGGGGTGGTTGTGGGCGGCCTCGCTGGGCGGCCTGCTGCTGGTCGTCGCCGGGTGGCTGTCGTCGGCGGCCGGGACCGTGGTCACGTCGCGGGTCGGCGAGCGGCTGCTGTACCTGCTGCGCGTGCGCAGTTACGCGCACCTCCAGCGGCTGGGCCTGGACTACTACGAGCGCGAGGCCGCCGGCCGGATCATGACCCGGATGACGACGGACGTCGACGCCCTGTCGACCTTCCTGCAGACCGGGCTGACGACGTTCGTGATCAGCTTCCTGACCGTGGGCGGCATCGCGGTGGCGCTGGTCGTGACCGACCTCAAGCTCGCGCTCGTGGCGTTGGCGGTGCTGCCGCCGTTGATCATCGCCACCGCGGTGTTCCAGCGGTTGTCGTCGAGGACGTACGCCGAGGCTCGCGAGAAGGTCAGCGCGGTGAACGCCGACCTCCAGGAGAACGTGTCGGGGCTTCGGGTGTCCCAGGCGTACGCGCGGGAGGACCGGTCGGCGGCGGCGTTCGCCGAGCGGAGCGACGAGTACCGGCGGACGCGGATCAGAGCCCAGCGGTACATCGCCACGTACTTCCCGTTCCTGGCCCTGCTGTCGGGGGTCGCGCAGGCCGGGGTGCTGGTGGTGGGGGCCTACCGGGTGGCCGTCGGTGATCTCTCGCCCGGGGTGTTGTTGGCGTTCGTGCTGTACCTGGGGTTGTTCTTCGCGCCGTTGTTCCAGTTGTCGGGGGTGTTCGACGGGTACCAGCAGGCCCGGGTCGGGTTGTCGCGGATCGGGGAACTGCTGCGGACGCCGACGAGCGTGCCGCCGGCAGCCGATCCGGTGTCGGTGACGTCGTTGCGCGGTGAGGTCGAGCTGTGCGGGGTGACGTTCGTGTACCCCGGGACTTCCGTGCCGGCGCTGGACGCCGTCTCGCTGCACGTGCGGGCCGGGGAGACAGTCGCGCTGGTGGGTGAGACCGGGGCGGGCAAGTCGACGTTGGTGAAGTTGATCGCCCGGTACTACGACGTGACCGATGGTCGGATTCTCGTGGACGGCACGGACATCCGGCAGTACGACCTGGGCGAACTGCGGGCCCGGTTGGGGGTCGTGCCGCAGGAGGCGCACCTGTTCGGCGGGGACGTGGCGGAGAACATCGCCTATGCCGAGCCGGACGCGTCGCGGTCGGCGATCGAGTCGGCGGCCCGGGAGGTGGGGGCGTTGCCGGTGGTCGCGGCGCTGCCTTCGGCCTTTGGTCAGCAGGTCGGTGAGCGGGGGCAGAACCTGTCGGCCGGGCAGCGGCAGTTGGTGGCGTTGGCCAGGGCCGAGTTGGTGTCGCCTGATCTGTTGCTGTTGGACGAGGCGACGGCGGCGTTGGATCCGGCCACGGAGGCTGCGGTGTTGGCCGCGGGTGGGCGGCTTGCCGCTTCTCGGACCACGTTCGTCGTCGCTCATCGGTTGGCTACGGCGGCTCGGGCGGATCGGATCGTGGTGCTGTCCGGGGGGCGGATCGTCGAGGTGGGCAGTCATTCGGCGTTGTTGGCCGCCGGCGGCGTCTACGCCTCGCTCTGGGCGCACGGCATTTCTTAG
- a CDS encoding ABC transporter permease subunit has protein sequence MGNLIKSEFRKILTTGLWWGLLIPTVLVALGWGLGAGLIGEGLMEAVQSSDVEELTTAFGLSPDQWQVSLFGMARAINIATIFPMIFGGLAIANEINRKTITTTFLTAPNRVSSLSAKMIVYVAWGALYGIAIVAAMSIGIALTAPANTLPDAAGWLAMVGVGLLSSILMTMFGVGVGALLNSVVATTVVLVMYMLVIENGIQLVLTANEASDVIGFLPNGAVNGLTGSVAASLFLADAGVVPDELEDVMRALAGGLGAHEWWLSGLIFLAWTALFFVFGWLSTQRKDIT, from the coding sequence ATGGGCAATCTGATCAAGTCCGAGTTCCGCAAGATCCTGACCACCGGTCTGTGGTGGGGCCTGCTGATCCCGACCGTGCTCGTGGCCCTGGGCTGGGGCCTGGGCGCCGGTCTGATCGGCGAAGGTCTCATGGAGGCCGTCCAGAGCAGCGACGTCGAGGAGCTGACCACGGCGTTCGGCCTCTCGCCCGACCAGTGGCAGGTGTCGCTGTTCGGCATGGCGCGCGCCATCAACATCGCCACGATCTTCCCGATGATCTTCGGCGGGCTGGCGATCGCGAACGAGATCAACCGCAAGACGATCACCACGACGTTCCTCACCGCGCCGAACCGGGTGAGTTCCCTGTCCGCGAAGATGATCGTCTACGTGGCGTGGGGCGCGCTCTACGGCATCGCGATCGTCGCCGCGATGAGCATCGGCATCGCGCTCACCGCACCCGCGAACACGCTGCCCGACGCGGCCGGCTGGCTGGCCATGGTCGGCGTCGGCCTGCTCTCGTCGATCCTGATGACCATGTTCGGCGTCGGTGTCGGCGCGCTGCTCAACAGCGTGGTCGCGACGACCGTCGTGCTGGTCATGTACATGCTGGTGATCGAGAACGGCATCCAGCTCGTGCTGACCGCGAACGAGGCGTCCGACGTGATCGGGTTCCTGCCCAACGGCGCGGTGAACGGCCTGACCGGCTCGGTGGCCGCGTCGCTGTTCCTGGCCGACGCGGGCGTGGTGCCCGACGAACTCGAGGACGTCATGCGCGCGCTCGCGGGCGGGCTCGGCGCGCACGAGTGGTGGCTCAGCGGGTTGATCTTCCTCGCGTGGACGGCGTTGTTCTTCGTGTTCGGCTGGCTGTCGACGCAGCGCAAGGACATCACGTGA
- a CDS encoding ATP-binding cassette domain-containing protein, whose amino-acid sequence MHDGTGRIVVQNLTKQFGPVAAVQNLSFTVEPGTVTGFLGPNGAGKTTTLRMLLGLVTPTSGVGLINGRPFHQLGNPARVVGAVLEAQGFHPRRTARNHLRVYAAAIGVPDQQADRVLELVGLGAAADRRAGGFSLGMKQRLALATALLGDPQILVLDEPANGLDPEGIAWLRQFLQSYARSGRTVLISSHLLAEVEQTVDQVVIVSRGQTMFYGPLENLRAGREGRVLVQPSDIPALVKALQEAGITNLEQAPDGRIAVVGGDAKRIADVALQAGVSIYGIQEEKVDLEQLFFQLTNGQYTGQGPYGQQPPPGPHYAAPAGYAPQGQVPPGYAPPPGYAQPGFPAPDQSGYAPPPGGYAPPQPGFPPPDQSGYARQTGYAPPPLPSGNAQPGFPAPDQSGYGAPGPSGYAPTAPDQSGYTRPVTPEQPTQAVEQSGYTRPVTPEQPGFPSSDQAGHPTQVVDRSGAVTPDQSGFPTAEQAGDRPGDPASDRTAPDPVVPPGEAPPPDGQPGGQRNQGGLGGGA is encoded by the coding sequence GTGCACGACGGCACTGGCCGCATCGTGGTGCAGAACCTGACCAAGCAGTTCGGTCCGGTCGCAGCGGTGCAGAATCTCAGCTTCACGGTCGAACCCGGGACGGTGACCGGCTTCCTCGGCCCCAACGGCGCGGGCAAAACCACGACCCTGCGCATGCTGCTCGGGCTCGTGACGCCGACCTCCGGGGTCGGTCTGATCAACGGTCGGCCGTTCCACCAGCTCGGCAACCCGGCACGGGTCGTCGGCGCGGTGCTCGAGGCCCAGGGGTTCCACCCCCGGCGCACGGCCCGCAACCACCTGCGGGTGTACGCGGCGGCCATCGGCGTGCCCGACCAGCAGGCCGACCGGGTGCTCGAACTCGTCGGGCTCGGCGCGGCGGCCGACCGTCGGGCGGGCGGGTTCTCGCTGGGCATGAAGCAGCGGCTCGCGCTGGCGACCGCGCTGCTCGGCGACCCGCAGATCCTCGTGCTCGACGAGCCGGCCAACGGCCTCGACCCGGAGGGCATCGCGTGGCTGCGCCAGTTCCTCCAGTCGTACGCGCGCAGCGGCCGGACCGTGCTGATCTCCAGTCACCTGCTGGCCGAGGTCGAGCAGACCGTCGACCAGGTGGTGATCGTCAGCCGCGGCCAGACCATGTTCTACGGGCCGCTGGAGAACCTGCGCGCCGGGCGTGAAGGCCGGGTGCTCGTGCAGCCCTCGGACATTCCCGCGCTGGTCAAGGCGTTGCAGGAGGCCGGGATCACGAACCTGGAGCAGGCGCCGGACGGGCGGATCGCGGTCGTGGGCGGCGACGCCAAGCGGATCGCGGACGTGGCGTTGCAGGCCGGGGTGTCGATCTACGGCATCCAGGAGGAGAAGGTCGACCTCGAGCAGCTCTTCTTCCAGCTCACCAACGGCCAGTACACGGGCCAGGGCCCGTACGGGCAGCAGCCGCCGCCGGGGCCGCACTACGCGGCACCGGCAGGTTATGCGCCGCAGGGCCAGGTGCCGCCGGGGTACGCGCCGCCGCCGGGGTACGCCCAGCCGGGGTTCCCGGCACCGGACCAGTCCGGGTACGCGCCCCCGCCGGGTGGCTACGCGCCGCCGCAGCCCGGTTTCCCGCCGCCGGACCAGTCCGGGTACGCCCGGCAGACCGGCTACGCGCCGCCCCCGCTCCCGTCGGGGAACGCGCAGCCGGGCTTCCCGGCGCCCGACCAGTCGGGGTACGGGGCGCCCGGCCCGTCCGGCTACGCGCCGACGGCCCCCGACCAGTCCGGCTACACCCGACCGGTCACGCCCGAGCAGCCGACGCAGGCCGTCGAGCAGTCCGGGTACACCCGACCGGTCACGCCCGAGCAGCCGGGCTTCCCCTCGTCGGACCAGGCCGGGCACCCGACGCAGGTCGTCGACCGGTCCGGGGCGGTCACGCCCGACCAGTCGGGTTTCCCGACGGCGGAGCAGGCCGGGGACCGGCCGGGCGACCCGGCATCGGACCGGACGGCACCCGATCCGGTCGTGCCGCCGGGTGAGGCACCACCGCCGGACGGACAGCCGGGCGGACAGCGGAACCAGGGCGGCCTCGGGGGCGGTGCGTGA
- the ald gene encoding alanine dehydrogenase yields the protein MRISVPREIKNHEYRVALTPAGTHELTNRGHEVFVEAGAGLGSAITDEEYVAAGAKVLASADDVWAEGDLVLKVKEPIAVEYPRLRKGQVLFTYLHLAADLPLTKALIDSGTTAVAYETVQTPNGALPLLAPMSEVAGRLAPQVGAFALMKPSGGRGVLPGGVPGVHPARVVVIGGGVAGLNAATIAVGLGADVEILDTNVDRLRHIDALFQGRLRTVTSNSYSIEQAVRDADLVIGAVLVPGAKAPKLVSNELVSQLKPGTVLVDIAIDQGGCFADSRPTTHADPTYAVHDSVFYCVANMPGAVPRTSTYALTNVTLPYAVALADKGWQTALRADRSLALGLNAHEGLLTNEPVAQAHDLEFTAYEA from the coding sequence GTGCGGATCTCTGTACCCCGCGAGATCAAGAACCACGAGTACCGCGTCGCGCTGACCCCCGCGGGCACGCACGAGCTGACCAACCGCGGTCACGAGGTGTTCGTCGAGGCCGGCGCCGGCCTCGGTTCGGCGATCACCGACGAGGAGTACGTCGCCGCCGGTGCCAAGGTCCTGGCGTCCGCCGACGACGTCTGGGCCGAGGGCGACCTCGTGCTCAAGGTCAAGGAGCCGATCGCGGTCGAGTACCCGCGGCTGCGCAAGGGCCAGGTGCTGTTCACGTACCTGCACCTCGCCGCCGACCTGCCGCTGACCAAGGCGCTGATCGACTCCGGCACCACGGCCGTCGCCTACGAGACCGTGCAGACGCCCAACGGCGCGCTGCCGCTGCTCGCCCCGATGTCCGAGGTCGCGGGCCGGCTCGCGCCCCAGGTCGGCGCGTTCGCCCTGATGAAGCCGTCCGGCGGGCGCGGCGTGCTGCCCGGCGGCGTGCCCGGCGTGCACCCGGCGCGCGTGGTCGTCATCGGCGGCGGCGTCGCGGGCCTCAACGCCGCGACCATCGCCGTCGGCCTCGGCGCCGACGTCGAGATCCTGGACACCAACGTCGACCGGCTGCGCCACATCGACGCGCTCTTCCAGGGCCGGCTGCGCACCGTCACGTCCAACTCGTACTCGATCGAGCAGGCCGTGCGCGACGCCGACCTGGTCATCGGCGCCGTGCTGGTCCCCGGCGCCAAGGCGCCCAAGCTCGTGAGCAACGAGCTGGTGTCGCAGCTCAAGCCGGGCACCGTGCTCGTCGACATCGCGATCGACCAGGGCGGCTGCTTCGCCGACTCCCGGCCGACCACGCACGCCGACCCGACCTACGCCGTGCACGACTCGGTCTTCTACTGCGTGGCCAACATGCCCGGCGCCGTGCCGCGCACGTCGACGTACGCGCTGACCAACGTGACGCTGCCCTACGCGGTGGCGTTGGCGGACAAGGGCTGGCAGACCGCGCTGCGGGCGGACCGCTCGCTCGCGCTCGGCCTGAACGCGCACGAGGGGCTGCTCACCAACGAGCCCGTCGCGCAGGCGCACGACCTGGAGTTCACCGCTTACGAAGCGTGA
- the gcvH gene encoding glycine cleavage system protein GcvH produces MTYPEHLLYTEEHEWVDWKPGTRDPVSVGITSYAASSLGDIVFVQLPDPGTVVKAGEVCGELESTKSVSDLFAPVAGRVVEVNTAVVDDPARINNDPYGEGWLFKVEVTAAEGLLTAAKYADFTRE; encoded by the coding sequence GTGACCTACCCGGAACATCTGCTTTACACCGAAGAACACGAGTGGGTCGACTGGAAGCCGGGTACCCGGGATCCCGTGTCGGTAGGCATCACGTCGTACGCCGCGTCCTCGCTCGGCGACATCGTGTTCGTCCAGCTCCCGGACCCGGGCACCGTCGTGAAGGCGGGCGAGGTGTGCGGCGAGCTGGAGTCCACCAAGTCGGTGAGCGACCTGTTCGCGCCGGTCGCCGGTCGGGTCGTCGAGGTGAACACGGCCGTGGTCGACGACCCCGCGCGGATCAACAACGACCCGTACGGCGAGGGTTGGCTGTTCAAGGTCGAGGTCACCGCTGCCGAGGGCCTGCTGACCGCCGCGAAGTACGCGGATTTCACCCGGGAATGA
- a CDS encoding L-serine ammonia-lyase, whose translation MAISVFDLFSVGIGPSSSHTVGPMRAAALFAARLPLDRVDRVHVELFGSLGATGHGHGSPKAVLLGLEGHRPEEIDPTAADDRVAVIRESKRLSLGGRREIAFAEDTDLVMHRRKSLPLHPNGMRFAAYGCGEVVDEAVYYSVGGGFVVDETASGTDRIKADATRLPHPFRSGDELLARTRETGAPISELMLANERVWRPEAEIRSSLLHIWQVMQDCVERGCTRTGVLPGGLKVRRRAAELRDRLASEHFATDPLRVTDWVTLFALAVNEENAAGGRVVTAPTNGAAGIVPAVLHYYARFVPGASDDGVVRFLLTAGAIGVLFKENASISGAEVGCQGEVGSACSMAAGGLAEVLGGTPEQVENAAEIAMEHNLGLTCDPIGGLVQIPCIERNALAAIKAITAARMALRGDGSHFVSLDKVIKTMRETGRDMKVKYKETARGGLAVNVIEC comes from the coding sequence GTGGCGATCAGCGTCTTCGACCTGTTCTCCGTGGGCATCGGGCCGTCGAGTTCGCACACGGTCGGCCCGATGCGGGCCGCGGCCCTGTTCGCGGCGCGGCTGCCGCTGGACCGGGTCGACCGGGTCCACGTCGAGTTGTTCGGCTCGCTCGGTGCCACCGGGCACGGCCACGGCAGCCCGAAGGCGGTGCTGCTCGGCCTTGAGGGGCACCGGCCCGAGGAGATCGACCCCACGGCGGCCGACGACCGCGTGGCGGTGATCAGGGAGTCCAAGCGGCTGTCGCTCGGCGGTCGGCGCGAGATCGCGTTCGCCGAGGACACCGATCTGGTCATGCACCGCCGCAAGTCCCTGCCGCTGCACCCCAACGGGATGCGGTTCGCCGCGTACGGCTGCGGCGAGGTCGTCGACGAGGCCGTGTACTACTCGGTCGGCGGCGGGTTCGTGGTCGACGAGACCGCGTCCGGCACGGACCGGATCAAGGCGGACGCCACGCGCCTGCCGCACCCGTTCCGAAGCGGCGACGAGCTGCTGGCCCGCACCCGCGAGACCGGGGCGCCGATCAGCGAGCTGATGCTGGCCAACGAGCGGGTGTGGCGGCCCGAGGCGGAGATCCGCTCGTCGCTGCTGCACATCTGGCAGGTGATGCAGGACTGCGTCGAACGCGGTTGCACGCGGACCGGTGTGCTGCCGGGCGGGCTGAAGGTCCGCCGACGTGCGGCCGAGCTGCGCGACCGGCTGGCCTCCGAGCACTTCGCCACCGACCCGTTGCGGGTGACCGACTGGGTCACGCTGTTCGCGCTCGCGGTCAACGAGGAGAACGCGGCCGGCGGGCGGGTGGTCACGGCACCGACCAACGGCGCGGCCGGCATCGTGCCGGCGGTGCTGCACTACTACGCCCGGTTCGTGCCGGGCGCGTCGGACGACGGCGTGGTGCGGTTCCTGCTCACGGCGGGCGCGATCGGGGTGCTGTTCAAGGAGAACGCGTCGATCTCGGGTGCCGAGGTCGGGTGCCAGGGCGAGGTCGGTTCGGCGTGCTCGATGGCGGCCGGCGGATTGGCCGAGGTGTTGGGCGGTACTCCCGAACAGGTGGAGAACGCCGCCGAGATCGCGATGGAGCACAATCTCGGCCTCACCTGCGACCCGATCGGCGGTCTGGTGCAGATCCCGTGCATCGAGCGCAACGCGTTGGCGGCGATCAAGGCGATCACGGCCGCGCGGATGGCGTTGCGCGGCGACGGATCGCACTTCGTGTCCCTGGACAAGGTCATCAAGACCATGCGGGAAACCGGTCGGGACATGAAGGTCAAATACAAGGAGACGGCCCGCGGCGGACTCGCCGTGAACGTCATCGAGTGCTGA